A stretch of Synechococcus sp. WH 8020 DNA encodes these proteins:
- a CDS encoding glycosyltransferase, which yields MSTTPLDLILVSTPIGHLGSGRGGGVELTLNSLLRGLAAKGHRISLVAPNGSVAPHDCPGVSLHTAGGSDQPSWQHSERDASVQVPFDGVLPHLWDLALSLGEDADAVINFSYDWLPLWLTPHAKPSLFHLVSMGSVSRAMDEVISQIAQWDQRRMSFHTQRQAGDFSLPSPPSVVGNGFDLTRYQLQLNLNGPLGWAGRIAPEKGLEDAAAVAAALGETLLVWGLVEDADYAQSVEAAVPPGTINWRGFQPTHQLQTELGCCRALLNTPKWNEAYGNVVVEAMACGVPVVAYDRGGPGELIQDGTTGWLVQPDDLEALTMAISKVDQIDRRACRRWVEQNASHMVFAQRVEDWIRQGLSAGNGTIVPCR from the coding sequence ATGAGCACCACTCCTCTCGATTTAATTCTGGTCAGCACACCCATCGGACACTTGGGAAGTGGGCGCGGAGGAGGGGTGGAACTGACGCTGAACTCATTGCTACGAGGTCTCGCCGCAAAGGGGCATCGGATCAGCCTGGTCGCCCCGAACGGCTCAGTTGCGCCTCACGACTGCCCTGGAGTCTCCCTCCACACCGCTGGGGGCAGCGATCAACCCAGCTGGCAGCACTCCGAACGAGATGCTTCCGTCCAAGTTCCTTTTGATGGTGTGCTTCCCCATCTATGGGACCTTGCTTTGTCCTTAGGCGAGGACGCCGATGCGGTGATCAACTTCAGCTACGACTGGTTACCGCTCTGGCTCACCCCCCATGCAAAGCCCTCGTTATTTCATCTTGTGAGCATGGGTTCGGTCTCGCGAGCGATGGATGAGGTCATCTCTCAAATCGCTCAGTGGGACCAGAGGCGAATGTCATTCCATACTCAACGACAGGCAGGAGATTTTTCATTGCCTAGTCCACCGTCCGTTGTGGGGAATGGCTTTGACCTCACGCGATACCAGTTGCAGTTGAACCTCAATGGGCCCCTGGGTTGGGCCGGTCGCATCGCCCCTGAAAAAGGCCTTGAGGATGCTGCAGCTGTTGCCGCAGCTCTGGGAGAAACGCTTCTGGTTTGGGGCTTGGTTGAAGATGCTGACTATGCGCAATCAGTCGAAGCCGCCGTGCCTCCCGGAACCATTAATTGGCGCGGTTTTCAGCCGACACACCAACTTCAGACAGAGCTTGGTTGCTGCCGCGCCCTACTCAACACACCGAAATGGAATGAGGCCTACGGCAACGTGGTGGTAGAAGCCATGGCGTGCGGAGTCCCTGTCGTGGCCTATGACCGAGGCGGTCCTGGCGAACTCATCCAAGACGGAACAACGGGATGGCTTGTGCAGCCCGATGATCTCGAGGCCCTAACCATGGCTATCAGCAAAGTCGATCAAATCGATCGACGCGCTTGCCGCCGTTGGGTGGAACAGAACGCCAGCCATATGGTTTTCGCACAACGCGTTGAGGATTGGATCAGGCAGGGCCTCTCTGCTGGGAATGGCACGATCGTTCCATGTCGATGA
- a CDS encoding ArnT family glycosyltransferase produces MSMINAPANPRISPRQRSRGLLLILALGLAMFCWQLGSTGLVDETPPLFAAAGRAMARTGDWLTPRVNGLPRFDKPPLVYWLMGLGYSIPANELWDPLGTWAGRLPSALASVATMLMLGDTLMVHPAENDTHPRRTAVAAALAFALSPLVQLWSRTAVSDPLLSGTLALSLMCHWRCYASGESRRWWLAWVLLATAVLTKGPVAVVLSGMTLALFALMRRDLKGISHCIKPLRGLALTAVISVPWYLAELLVEGQPFWDSFFGYHNLQRFTSVVNSHLQPWWFFGVILVVASLPFTPLLLLGLAQTLHPSTLKRAFSSVQPGASLSLQSFASCWLVSVFLLFTTAATKLPSYWIPATPAAAILIALAARPSERENRLSLDWAWGTTIVLTFALAVGFWSSSIWVPLIDDPEMPTMPAELLASRLVLRAAVCFSIAGVLGLWMIKRKASGRLLAVQGPLVVFQLIALIPMIGLGDRVRQRPIRDVAATVLEHQRPDEPLAMVGVMKPSLHFYTDQVVVYEGTSKNAFLNVADRFSNERRQGWQGVPTSKEGGSQTALIVIDSLTMKKKHWQGLNPEPLGQFGIYQVLRFDRKTLDQRALKLHAKGAHSTWERPRAERY; encoded by the coding sequence ATGTCGATGATCAACGCGCCTGCCAACCCACGGATCTCGCCTCGACAGCGCAGCCGGGGGCTGTTGCTGATCTTGGCGCTTGGCCTTGCCATGTTCTGCTGGCAACTGGGTTCCACCGGTCTCGTCGATGAAACTCCACCGCTCTTTGCAGCCGCTGGCCGTGCCATGGCACGCACGGGTGACTGGTTAACGCCTCGGGTTAATGGATTGCCCAGATTCGACAAACCGCCCCTGGTGTACTGGCTGATGGGGTTGGGGTACTCGATTCCTGCCAATGAGCTCTGGGATCCACTTGGCACCTGGGCCGGCAGGCTTCCCTCAGCCCTCGCAAGCGTGGCCACCATGCTGATGCTTGGGGACACCTTGATGGTGCATCCGGCCGAAAATGACACGCACCCTCGCCGCACCGCGGTGGCAGCAGCACTGGCCTTCGCGCTCTCTCCCTTGGTGCAGCTCTGGAGTCGTACGGCTGTCAGTGATCCTTTACTGAGCGGCACTCTCGCTTTGAGCCTGATGTGCCATTGGCGTTGTTATGCCAGCGGCGAATCACGACGATGGTGGCTGGCCTGGGTTCTTCTCGCCACAGCCGTTCTCACAAAAGGGCCTGTGGCCGTGGTCCTCAGTGGCATGACCCTGGCGCTCTTTGCTCTGATGCGAAGGGATCTCAAGGGCATCTCGCACTGCATCAAACCGCTACGCGGTCTTGCACTCACCGCCGTGATCAGCGTGCCTTGGTATCTCGCAGAACTGCTGGTCGAAGGTCAGCCTTTTTGGGACAGCTTTTTTGGCTATCACAACCTTCAACGCTTCACATCGGTCGTGAATAGCCACCTCCAACCCTGGTGGTTTTTCGGGGTGATTTTGGTGGTGGCATCCCTGCCCTTCACCCCCCTGTTACTCCTTGGGCTGGCGCAAACCTTGCACCCATCAACCCTGAAGCGTGCCTTTTCATCCGTCCAACCCGGCGCATCCTTGTCTCTTCAGAGTTTTGCCAGTTGCTGGCTTGTTTCTGTCTTTCTGCTGTTCACCACCGCGGCCACCAAACTTCCGAGCTACTGGATTCCGGCAACACCTGCTGCCGCCATTCTCATCGCCCTTGCAGCAAGGCCCTCCGAACGAGAGAACCGCCTCTCTTTGGATTGGGCCTGGGGCACAACAATCGTGCTCACGTTTGCTTTGGCAGTGGGGTTCTGGAGTTCCTCGATCTGGGTTCCTCTCATCGATGACCCCGAGATGCCAACGATGCCTGCCGAACTGCTGGCAAGCCGATTGGTGCTAAGGGCAGCAGTGTGCTTTTCAATCGCTGGCGTTTTGGGCCTCTGGATGATCAAGAGGAAGGCCTCCGGTCGCTTGCTAGCCGTTCAGGGGCCGCTGGTGGTGTTTCAGCTCATTGCTCTGATCCCCATGATTGGCCTAGGCGATCGTGTGCGTCAGCGTCCAATCCGTGACGTAGCCGCAACTGTGTTGGAGCACCAACGTCCTGATGAACCTTTGGCGATGGTTGGGGTGATGAAACCGTCTTTGCACTTCTACACAGATCAGGTTGTTGTCTACGAAGGAACATCTAAAAACGCCTTCCTTAATGTTGCGGATCGCTTTAGCAATGAGAGAAGACAGGGATGGCAAGGGGTCCCAACTAGCAAGGAAGGAGGGTCGCAGACGGCACTAATTGTTATCGATTCACTGACAATGAAAAAGAAACATTGGCAGGGCCTCAATCCAGAGCCCCTCGGACAATTTGGAATTTATCAAGTTCTTCGATTCGACAGGAAGACATTGGATCAAAGAGCTTTAAAGCTCCATGCCAAAGGGGCTCATTCAACATGGGAACGGCCTCGTGCTGAACGTTACTGA
- a CDS encoding DUF721 domain-containing protein, translating into MGRAPRSQRRRFGRGEVLVPPPPPPVQPLQECLESLRSTWRREGSLAALWQDWPQLAGRPLADHCRPLNLSHGVLTVGARHPQWRQALQYSKPQLLAAVRSAGHAVRDLRIQQHHPSPTAELETEESVWARHPSRIDVHGMASCPCCDSPAPAGEMALWGHCGFCRRLKLSESLGSGQ; encoded by the coding sequence ATGGGGCGAGCACCTCGATCCCAACGGCGCCGTTTTGGTCGGGGAGAGGTGTTGGTGCCGCCGCCACCGCCGCCGGTTCAGCCCCTTCAAGAGTGCCTTGAGTCTCTGCGGAGCACATGGAGACGAGAAGGCTCACTGGCTGCGCTTTGGCAGGACTGGCCCCAGTTGGCGGGGCGTCCATTGGCTGATCACTGCAGGCCCCTGAATTTGAGCCATGGCGTCCTCACTGTTGGAGCGCGCCACCCCCAATGGCGCCAGGCTCTTCAGTACAGCAAGCCTCAACTGTTGGCAGCAGTGCGAAGCGCTGGCCATGCCGTTCGCGATCTGAGGATTCAGCAACATCACCCCTCCCCTACAGCGGAGTTAGAGACAGAAGAAAGTGTTTGGGCTCGCCATCCGAGCCGGATCGATGTGCATGGAATGGCGTCATGCCCTTGCTGTGACAGCCCAGCTCCGGCAGGAGAGATGGCCCTCTGGGGTCACTGCGGGTTCTGTCGACGACTGAAGCTGTCAGAGTCGCTCGGAAGCGGTCAGTAA
- a CDS encoding aminotransferase class I/II-fold pyridoxal phosphate-dependent enzyme, whose product MLTSKRLARLGSGVFDRNDQRKHSYKLGETQQHQPLIDLSLGCTDLLPPPAAVEAMENHLQEPRSAAYCLHAATASFREAAAAWCEQRLGVTVDPEREVLLLVGSQEGTAHFPLTVLDPGDQALILDPSYPSHRGGLELADASIQTLPLSPEQGWAPNFKAITDSQWAQLRLLMLGFPHNPTACVGQQSWLDEAMGQAQRHDLVVAHDNPYLDLALEGEAPSLLRCPRWRERGIEFFSLSKGWCLGGFRLAFAIGAETLITALRQVKSVIDFNQCQALQQGAVVALSDHADWPAHLLPIYRERRDRTRAALSELGWPIPSPSMALYLWAPIPDWARAQGWGDEEMAAQLLKHCGVVVTPGSGFGEAGRDWLRFALVRPVAELEAAISRLTPWWQQQC is encoded by the coding sequence ATGCTCACCTCTAAGCGACTGGCTCGCCTCGGGAGCGGAGTGTTTGATCGCAATGATCAGCGCAAGCACTCCTACAAGCTCGGGGAAACACAACAACATCAACCACTCATCGACCTCTCCCTGGGATGCACCGATTTGCTTCCCCCTCCTGCTGCAGTAGAGGCGATGGAGAACCACCTCCAAGAGCCAAGGAGTGCCGCCTACTGCCTCCACGCGGCAACAGCCTCATTTCGGGAGGCAGCCGCGGCCTGGTGTGAACAGCGACTAGGTGTGACGGTGGATCCTGAGCGTGAGGTTCTTCTCCTGGTTGGATCTCAAGAGGGGACAGCCCATTTCCCGCTGACTGTGTTGGACCCAGGTGATCAAGCCCTGATTCTTGATCCGTCTTACCCCTCCCATCGCGGAGGCCTTGAATTAGCAGATGCTTCCATCCAGACTCTTCCCCTCTCTCCGGAACAAGGTTGGGCTCCGAACTTCAAGGCGATCACAGACAGTCAGTGGGCTCAACTGCGACTCTTGATGCTGGGTTTTCCCCACAACCCCACAGCCTGTGTTGGTCAACAATCCTGGCTTGATGAAGCGATGGGTCAGGCCCAACGCCATGATCTGGTGGTCGCCCACGACAATCCTTATCTAGACCTAGCGCTTGAGGGAGAAGCCCCGTCCCTTTTGCGTTGTCCCCGCTGGCGCGAACGCGGAATCGAGTTCTTTTCTCTCTCCAAGGGGTGGTGCCTTGGTGGATTTCGTCTGGCATTTGCGATCGGAGCGGAAACCCTAATTACGGCCCTGAGGCAGGTCAAAAGCGTGATCGATTTCAATCAATGTCAGGCGCTTCAGCAGGGCGCTGTTGTGGCCCTCTCGGATCACGCCGATTGGCCAGCCCATCTTCTACCGATCTACCGCGAACGGCGTGACCGCACGCGCGCTGCACTCTCTGAGCTTGGATGGCCGATCCCATCGCCATCCATGGCCCTATATCTCTGGGCGCCCATTCCTGACTGGGCCCGCGCCCAAGGATGGGGAGACGAGGAGATGGCCGCTCAGCTTCTCAAGCATTGCGGGGTTGTGGTCACACCTGGCTCCGGGTTTGGAGAGGCTGGGCGTGATTGGCTGCGCTTTGCCTTGGTCCGTCCAGTGGCCGAACTTGAGGCTGCAATTTCACGACTGACGCCTTGGTGGCAACAGCAATGCTGA
- a CDS encoding NAD(P)H-quinone oxidoreductase subunit N produces MPELGSLLLSTQAVAAPGELLNLALHAGTVGPEAAVLVAMIATLLVDLAGEKVSVRWVPPICYAGLGTALVLLALQWNAPLEPSFLGAFLSDHLAIAFRAVVALSTLLSLLISWRYAEQSGTPVGEYAAILLAATLGGMLLCGATDLVSVFVSLETLSVASYLLSGYMKRDARSSEAALKYLLVGSAAAAVFLYGASLLYGLSGSTSLEVIGNALVTSPTPLAALALVFVLATVAFKIAAVPFHQWTPDVYEGSPTPVVAFLSVGSKAAGFALALRLLVGCFGSFDTQWKLLFTVLAILSMTLGNVVALAQTSMKRMLAYSSIGQAGFVMIGLVCGTEDGFAAMVLYMATYLFMNLGAFACIILFSIRTGSDRISDYAGLYQKDPLITLGLSLCLLSLGGIPPMLGFFGKIYLFFAGWADHQYVLVVVGLVTSVVSIYYYIGVIKMMVVKEPQEASEVVKAYPPSDWTTMGLPPLRVALVLCVLVTAVGGILSNPLFEWASSTVAGTPLLQQAIATSSGASLG; encoded by the coding sequence ATGCCCGAGTTGGGTTCTCTGCTTCTCTCCACCCAGGCCGTGGCAGCTCCTGGGGAGCTTCTCAACCTTGCTTTGCATGCCGGCACTGTTGGACCAGAGGCCGCTGTTTTAGTGGCGATGATCGCCACGTTGTTGGTGGATCTAGCCGGAGAAAAAGTTTCAGTTCGTTGGGTTCCCCCTATTTGTTACGCGGGTTTGGGTACTGCCCTGGTTCTGCTTGCCCTGCAATGGAATGCACCCCTTGAACCTTCATTTTTAGGTGCTTTCCTTTCCGATCACCTTGCGATTGCCTTCCGTGCTGTTGTTGCCCTGTCAACCCTTCTCTCGCTTCTGATTAGTTGGCGATATGCCGAGCAAAGTGGCACTCCTGTTGGGGAATACGCTGCGATCCTGCTGGCCGCCACCCTCGGCGGAATGCTGCTTTGCGGTGCAACAGATCTGGTAAGTGTTTTCGTCTCGCTCGAGACGCTTTCCGTAGCCAGTTACCTGTTGTCGGGGTACATGAAGCGTGATGCGCGTAGTTCAGAGGCAGCACTCAAATATTTGCTGGTGGGATCGGCTGCGGCGGCCGTATTCCTGTATGGAGCTTCGCTTCTCTATGGCCTGAGTGGCTCAACGAGTTTGGAAGTGATTGGTAATGCTCTGGTCACGAGCCCCACACCGTTGGCCGCTCTGGCGCTGGTTTTTGTGCTTGCCACGGTGGCATTCAAGATTGCCGCTGTGCCCTTCCACCAGTGGACACCTGATGTGTATGAGGGGTCTCCGACCCCTGTTGTGGCGTTTTTGTCGGTGGGTTCCAAGGCAGCTGGTTTTGCGCTGGCGCTGCGACTTCTTGTCGGCTGTTTTGGAAGTTTCGATACGCAATGGAAACTTCTATTCACCGTTTTGGCGATTCTCAGCATGACGCTGGGCAACGTGGTGGCATTAGCCCAGACCTCGATGAAGAGGATGCTGGCCTACAGCTCAATCGGACAGGCCGGATTCGTGATGATCGGTCTGGTGTGCGGCACTGAAGACGGCTTTGCCGCAATGGTGCTGTACATGGCCACCTATCTCTTCATGAACTTGGGTGCTTTCGCTTGCATCATCCTGTTCTCGATCAGAACGGGCAGTGACCGCATTTCTGACTATGCGGGCCTTTATCAGAAAGATCCCTTGATCACGCTTGGTCTGAGTCTCTGCCTGCTTTCCCTTGGCGGAATTCCACCGATGCTCGGTTTCTTCGGGAAGATTTATTTGTTTTTTGCTGGCTGGGCGGACCACCAATACGTCTTGGTGGTGGTGGGCCTTGTGACTTCGGTTGTTTCGATTTACTACTACATCGGCGTCATCAAAATGATGGTGGTGAAAGAGCCTCAAGAGGCTTCAGAGGTTGTAAAGGCCTATCCACCGAGCGACTGGACCACGATGGGACTTCCTCCTTTGAGAGTGGCACTTGTGCTTTGTGTCCTGGTCACGGCCGTTGGCGGAATTCTTTCCAACCCGCTATTTGAGTGGGCCAGCAGCACGGTGGCTGGCACACCTTTGCTGCAGCAGGCGATTGCTACGTCTTCAGGGGCCTCCCTTGGCTGA
- a CDS encoding M23 family metallopeptidase: MVLRWLAAPLVLTLPSAPQSPQGLPAPQAPLRPPAELRVKTPQRFDRSLESLERNQIITPQERRTLETGAVAKPIDVPRFQYACRSGALSKRECATGVAFRGRSNRATFSQRNRRLSPISVPVSALLAGAGHGFRLESVFSVSPRPLAIAGNGDQRLLFPIIGSAITTSEFGMRQHPVIGRWLMHAGKDLAAPEGTPVIAALSGTVMSSGLAGGYGIAVEIEHKSPRRRTLYGHLSEIYVKSGQKVQQGEVIGRVGSTGLSTGPHLHFELRMKQGSGWVAKNPGEFDLNPITASGSDAVSMLVGQLMNSLERDKV; this comes from the coding sequence GTGGTCCTGCGCTGGCTCGCTGCTCCCTTGGTTCTGACCCTGCCCTCTGCTCCGCAGAGCCCTCAAGGCCTTCCAGCCCCTCAGGCGCCTCTACGTCCTCCGGCTGAACTTCGCGTCAAGACTCCCCAACGCTTCGATCGCTCGTTGGAGTCTCTCGAACGCAATCAAATCATCACTCCGCAAGAGCGTCGAACGCTGGAGACAGGAGCGGTTGCCAAGCCCATTGATGTGCCGCGCTTTCAATACGCCTGTCGAAGTGGCGCTCTGTCCAAGCGTGAGTGCGCAACCGGCGTTGCCTTTCGCGGGCGGTCCAATCGCGCCACGTTCAGCCAAAGGAATCGTCGTCTCTCTCCCATCTCGGTCCCCGTCTCAGCGCTCCTTGCAGGAGCCGGACATGGCTTTCGATTGGAGTCCGTCTTCTCCGTTTCGCCCAGACCTCTTGCGATCGCAGGAAATGGTGATCAACGCTTGCTCTTCCCCATCATTGGCTCTGCAATCACCACCAGTGAATTCGGAATGCGTCAACATCCCGTGATCGGCCGTTGGTTGATGCACGCAGGAAAAGACCTCGCCGCCCCAGAAGGAACGCCTGTCATTGCAGCACTCTCAGGCACGGTTATGAGTAGTGGACTCGCCGGCGGCTATGGCATCGCTGTGGAAATAGAGCACAAGTCCCCCAGGCGGCGGACGCTCTATGGACATCTCTCAGAGATCTACGTGAAATCTGGACAGAAGGTCCAACAGGGTGAGGTGATCGGAAGGGTCGGAAGCACCGGCCTCAGCACTGGACCTCATCTTCATTTTGAACTGAGAATGAAGCAGGGCAGCGGGTGGGTGGCAAAAAATCCTGGGGAATTTGATCTCAATCCGATTACAGCATCTGGAAGTGATGCCGTCTCGATGCTTGTTGGTCAACTCATGAACAGTCTCGAAAGAGACAAAGTCTGA
- a CDS encoding response regulator transcription factor produces MAKQSEPSDQTIRILLVDDEVHLTELLCLELNVEGYDVEVASDGATGLIKARSQPEPDLIVLDWNLPDFSGVDICQRIRSSGVTTPILMLTGHDDIADRVKALDAGVDDYLVKPFSTEELMARLRAIQRRAHGFSGSAQGSETESDLLAVGGLTVNTQTRDVIRSGKKIQLSVKEYELLCFLMRGSGKVLERSEIMKGVWGEDFYGDDNLLDVYIRYLRQKVEHKDLPSLIHTVRGVGFILRDEDDSTSS; encoded by the coding sequence ATGGCCAAGCAGTCAGAACCCTCAGATCAAACGATTCGAATTCTGCTTGTGGATGACGAAGTCCACTTGACGGAGTTGTTGTGTTTGGAGTTGAACGTAGAAGGTTATGACGTTGAGGTTGCATCTGACGGGGCCACTGGATTAATCAAAGCTAGAAGTCAGCCTGAGCCTGATCTCATTGTTTTGGATTGGAACCTTCCGGATTTTTCCGGTGTGGACATTTGTCAGCGAATTCGTAGTAGCGGAGTAACAACTCCGATCTTGATGTTGACCGGTCACGATGATATTGCTGACCGTGTTAAAGCTCTTGATGCTGGCGTCGATGATTATTTGGTAAAACCTTTTTCAACCGAAGAATTGATGGCTCGGTTGAGAGCGATTCAGCGTAGAGCTCATGGCTTTTCCGGCTCCGCACAAGGGAGCGAAACCGAGTCAGACTTGTTGGCAGTTGGAGGGTTAACGGTCAATACCCAGACAAGGGATGTCATTCGTTCTGGTAAAAAAATCCAGCTTTCGGTTAAGGAGTATGAGCTGCTTTGCTTCTTGATGCGTGGAAGCGGAAAAGTATTGGAGAGGTCTGAGATTATGAAGGGTGTCTGGGGAGAAGACTTTTACGGAGACGATAATTTGCTTGATGTCTACATACGCTACTTAAGGCAAAAAGTGGAACATAAGGATCTTCCATCTTTGATTCATACCGTTCGTGGCGTTGGCTTCATCTTGAGAGATGAAGATGATTCCACGAGCTCATAA
- a CDS encoding PspA/IM30 family protein — protein sequence MGFFDRLSRLLRANLNDLVSKAEDPVKILDQAVSDMQDDLVKLRQAVAMAIASQKRLQNQAEQAESQARTWYERAELALKKNEDELAREALTRRKTFQETASSLGTQVQAQSAQVETLKKSLVALEGKIAEARTKKDMLKARAQAAQAQQQLQSAVGSMGTNSAMAAFERMEDKVQSLEASSQAAAELAGADLDSQFAALEGGDDVDDELAALRKQVKGGEETAALPAADSEVKPVKVEEVDADLEELRRSIDKL from the coding sequence ATGGGTTTCTTCGACCGGCTCAGCCGTCTGCTGCGCGCCAACCTGAATGATCTCGTCAGCAAAGCTGAGGATCCCGTCAAGATCCTTGATCAAGCCGTCTCTGACATGCAAGACGACCTGGTCAAGCTCCGACAGGCTGTTGCGATGGCGATCGCCAGTCAAAAACGGCTCCAAAACCAAGCAGAGCAGGCCGAGTCTCAAGCCCGTACCTGGTACGAGCGCGCCGAGCTTGCACTCAAGAAAAATGAAGACGAATTAGCGCGCGAGGCCCTCACCCGTCGCAAAACCTTCCAAGAAACGGCCAGTTCTCTTGGCACCCAGGTTCAGGCTCAGAGCGCTCAAGTTGAAACGCTCAAAAAAAGCTTGGTCGCTTTGGAAGGAAAGATTGCCGAGGCTCGAACCAAGAAAGACATGCTCAAAGCCCGGGCTCAAGCCGCCCAGGCCCAACAACAGCTCCAAAGTGCTGTTGGCAGCATGGGAACCAATTCAGCCATGGCTGCCTTCGAGCGCATGGAAGACAAGGTTCAATCTCTCGAAGCCAGTAGCCAAGCTGCAGCTGAGCTCGCTGGTGCTGACCTCGATAGCCAGTTCGCGGCCCTGGAAGGTGGCGACGATGTGGATGATGAACTGGCAGCCCTAAGGAAGCAGGTCAAGGGAGGCGAAGAGACTGCCGCTCTCCCGGCTGCCGACTCCGAGGTGAAACCCGTCAAGGTGGAAGAGGTGGATGCAGATCTCGAGGAGCTGCGTCGATCTATCGACAAACTGTGA
- the trxA gene encoding thioredoxin yields MSSAVSDFTDAAFEQDVLTASTTVLVDFWAPWCGPCRLMAPLMDWAAETYAERLLVGKLEVDGNPITRDGFKVQGIPTLILFRNGQEIARHEGAIARPQLQSFLDAHL; encoded by the coding sequence GTGTCTTCAGCTGTTTCCGACTTCACAGATGCAGCGTTCGAGCAGGATGTGTTGACTGCGTCCACAACCGTTTTGGTTGACTTCTGGGCCCCATGGTGTGGCCCTTGCCGGTTGATGGCGCCATTGATGGACTGGGCTGCTGAGACCTACGCCGAACGCCTTTTGGTAGGGAAGCTTGAAGTGGATGGCAACCCGATCACCCGCGATGGGTTCAAAGTTCAAGGCATTCCAACCCTGATCCTGTTCCGTAACGGCCAGGAAATTGCTCGGCACGAAGGGGCCATTGCCCGCCCTCAGTTGCAATCCTTTCTGGATGCTCACCTCTAA
- a CDS encoding ABC transporter ATP-binding protein, with protein sequence MADLLDEAGPAVAQLRDVSKVYGSGETEVKALNGLDLDVLRGDYLAVMGASGSGKSTAMNVLGCLDRPTSGSYCLNGNAVERLDDDALADLRNKELGFVFQQFHLLPHATALENVMLPMIYAGLPSSEREQRAVAALQQVGLGKRMENRPNQLSGGQQQRVAIARAIINKPALLLADEPTGALDSRTTNDVLNLFDELHAQGITIVLVTHEDDVAARAQTVVHFRDGKVERVAQNRV encoded by the coding sequence TTGGCTGATCTCTTGGATGAAGCCGGCCCAGCGGTGGCTCAGCTTCGAGATGTCAGCAAGGTCTATGGATCAGGAGAAACGGAGGTCAAAGCCCTCAATGGACTTGATCTTGATGTACTTCGCGGTGACTATTTGGCTGTGATGGGCGCGAGCGGATCAGGAAAGAGCACAGCGATGAATGTTCTTGGCTGCTTGGATCGACCAACCAGTGGCTCCTATTGCCTCAACGGGAATGCTGTTGAGCGGCTTGATGACGATGCGTTGGCAGATCTGCGCAACAAGGAACTGGGCTTTGTGTTTCAGCAGTTCCATCTCCTTCCTCATGCGACAGCGCTGGAGAATGTGATGCTTCCGATGATTTATGCCGGACTGCCCTCCTCGGAGCGTGAGCAAAGGGCTGTTGCAGCGCTTCAACAGGTTGGGCTTGGCAAAAGAATGGAGAATCGTCCCAATCAACTGTCGGGTGGTCAGCAACAGCGGGTGGCCATTGCTAGAGCGATTATCAATAAGCCAGCTCTCCTACTCGCTGATGAGCCCACCGGTGCTTTGGATTCGCGCACGACGAATGACGTTTTGAACTTGTTTGATGAGTTGCACGCTCAAGGCATCACGATTGTTCTCGTGACCCATGAAGACGATGTGGCAGCTCGTGCCCAGACTGTGGTTCACTTTCGCGACGGTAAAGTTGAGCGTGTGGCTCAAAACCGCGTTTAA
- a CDS encoding biotin--[acetyl-CoA-carboxylase] ligase translates to MVATAMLNHHQRAGGLVHRLRRQQADAWRLKCRPVCASTELELSHWLQAVPWRGDLPRAVLADHQTRGQGQRGRRWEAERGGVWISAALPWDSSSGHTDMLGLMVAYALCERLEKSGLTVRIKWPNDLLIDSRKLAGLLPRLVFRGGRLRMVRIGVGMNVANPVPVGAIALRDLLPRGCARRDVWTVEVLKALESIQTLANRPELVRRGIENRLWANQVKDPQSKEIWEIQGLALNGALQLCQGTRTTSWTRWPDVNHDNL, encoded by the coding sequence TTGGTGGCAACAGCAATGCTGAACCATCACCAACGGGCAGGAGGACTCGTCCATCGCCTCCGCAGACAGCAAGCCGATGCTTGGAGGCTGAAATGCAGACCCGTTTGTGCAAGCACAGAACTTGAACTGAGCCACTGGCTTCAAGCAGTGCCCTGGCGCGGAGACCTGCCTCGAGCTGTTCTGGCCGATCACCAAACCAGAGGACAGGGCCAGCGTGGCCGCCGCTGGGAGGCAGAGCGTGGAGGGGTCTGGATCAGCGCTGCTCTTCCCTGGGATTCAAGCAGCGGCCACACCGACATGCTCGGGCTGATGGTGGCATATGCCTTATGTGAACGCTTGGAAAAGTCGGGACTCACCGTCCGGATCAAATGGCCTAACGACCTCCTTATCGATTCCCGCAAACTGGCTGGCTTGCTTCCTCGACTGGTTTTTCGTGGCGGTCGTTTACGCATGGTGCGCATTGGAGTTGGAATGAATGTGGCCAACCCGGTTCCCGTTGGGGCCATTGCCCTTCGCGATCTCCTGCCGCGTGGATGCGCCAGACGAGACGTGTGGACGGTGGAGGTCTTAAAAGCCTTGGAGAGCATCCAGACCCTGGCCAACCGTCCAGAGCTTGTGCGTCGTGGAATAGAGAATCGCCTTTGGGCCAATCAGGTGAAGGATCCTCAGAGCAAAGAGATCTGGGAGATCCAAGGATTGGCCCTCAATGGAGCCCTTCAACTTTGCCAAGGGACCCGGACCACCAGCTGGACCCGCTGGCCTGATGTCAACCATGACAATCTCTAA